Proteins from a single region of Mycetohabitans endofungorum:
- a CDS encoding pilus assembly protein HicB, with protein MSKTSYPLKLPASVKSAAQQLAREDGVSLNQWIAVAVAEKIGAVETAAAFLRRRAGHAQPADLLPFLDKAGTETPPAGDEMSV; from the coding sequence ATGAGTAAAACCTCTTATCCACTTAAGCTTCCCGCTTCAGTGAAATCGGCTGCGCAGCAACTCGCGCGTGAAGATGGGGTGTCATTGAATCAGTGGATTGCCGTCGCGGTTGCGGAAAAGATTGGCGCAGTTGAAACAGCCGCTGCTTTCCTCAGGCGCCGGGCCGGCCATGCGCAACCAGCAGACTTATTGCCTTTTCTGGACAAGGCGGGTACCGAGACGCCACCCGCTGGCGACGAAATGTCCGTTTAA